The Actinocorallia herbida DNA window CGTCGAACTGCCCGAAGGGCTGGCGCCCGCCTCCGGCCCGCGGGTGCTGCGCAAGCGCCTGGGCGGCGGCCCGGTCGCCCCGCTGAAGCTCGCGTCCGGCTGCGACCGCCGGTGCACCTTCTGCGCCATTCCCGCCTTCCGCGGCTCGTACGTCTCGCGGAAGCCCGCGGAGATCCTCGCCGAGGCCGAGTGGCTCGCCTCCCACGACGTCCGCGAGATCGTCCTGGTGAGCGAGAACTCCACCTCCTACGGCAAGGACCTGGGCGACCTGCGGTCGCTGGAGAAGCTGCTGCCCCAGCTGACCCAGGTGATGGACATCGTCCGCGTCAGCTACCTCCAGCCCGCCGAACTGCGGCCCGGCCTCCTCGAAGTCATCGCGGGCACCCCCGGCGTCGTGCCCTACTTCGACCTGTCCTTCCAGCACGCGTCCGGCCCGGTCCTGCGCCGGATGCGCCGCTTCGGCGACCCGGCCAGGTTCCTCGACCTGCTCGCCCAGATCCGCGCGCTGGCCCCCGAGGCCGGCGTCCGGTCGAACTTCATCGTCGGGTTCCCCGGCGAGACCGAGGCCGAGTTCGCGGAGCTGACCGGCTTCCTGGAGGCCGCGCGCCTCGACGCGATCGGTGTCTTCGGCTACTCCGACGAGGACGGCACCGAGGCCGCGAACCTGGACGGCAAGCTCGACTCCGAGGAGATCGACGCGCGCCTCGCCGAGGCGAGCGCGCTCGCCGAGGAGCTGACCTCCCAGCGCGCCGAGGAGCGGATCGGCACCGAGATCGCGGTCCTGGTCGAGCGGGAGATCGAGCCGGGCGTCTGGGAGGGCCGCGGATTCCACCAGGCCCCCGAGGTCGACGGCGCCACCACCGTGCGCGGCGCGGGCCTGGCCGTCGGCGACCTCGTCACCGCGGTGATCACCGACGCGGAGGGCGTCGACCTGTACGGCGACGCCGTCCCGGGCGCAGAGGGTCCGCGTCCGTGACCTCACCGCAGGACCGGCGGGTGAGCACGCTGAACCCCGCCAACGTGCTGACGGTGCTGCGCATCGCGCTCGTCCCCCCGTTCTTCGCCATCCTCGTGCTCACCGAGGGGACCGCCTGGCGGCTCACCGCGCTCGCCCTGTTCGTCTTCGCGGCGTTCACCGACTACGCCGACGGCAGGATCGCGCGCAGCCGCAAGGAGATCACCACCTTCGGCAAGATCGTCGACCCGATCGCCGACAAGCTGCTCACCGGCGCCGCCCTCGTCGGGCTGTCCATGAACGACGAGCTGACCTGGTGGGCGACCTGGATCATCCTCGCCCGCGAGGTCCCGGTCACCGTCCACCGGCTGTTCCTGCTGCGCGACGACGTCGTCGTGGCGGCGGAGAAGCTCGGCAAGTACAAGGCGGCGATCCAGATGCTGGCGATCGTCGTCTACCTGCTGCCGGTGCGGCTCGACCCGCTCAACGGGATCCTCATGACGATCGCCGTGGTCATGACCGTCGTCTCGGGGCTGGAGTACCTCAACGCAAGGCGGCGCGCGGCACTAGGGTGAAGCACGTGCGCGTGGAACTGCTGACCGTCGGGGACGAACTGCTCATCGGCGACATCGTCAACGGGAACGCCGCGTGGATGGGCGAGGAGCTCACCCGCGCGGGGGTCCAGGTGGTCCGCTCGACCGTGGTCGGCGACACCCTCGAGGCGATCGGGGAGGCCGTCGCGGCGGCGCTCGACCGGGCCGACGGCCTGATCGTCACCGGTGGGCTCGGGCCCACCTACGACGACCTCACGCGCGACGCGCTCGCCCTGCTGGCCGGGGTGAAGCTGATCCGCGATCCCGAGACCGAGGCGGCCATCCGCGAGCGCAGCACCCGGTACGGGGTGCGGCTGCGCGCCTCAGCCCTGCGCATGGCGGACCTCCCCGAGGGCTCGGTGAAGCTGCCCAACCCCGCGGGGACCGCGCCCGGCATCCGGATGGAGCTGGCGGGCAAACCGGTCTACGCGCTGCCCGGGGTGCCGTTCGAGATGCGCGCGATCATGACCGAGACCGTCCTGCCGGAACTGCGCGGCCCGTCCGCCCCCGCCGTGCTGACCCTGCGCACCGCGGGCGTCTGGGAGACGGTGCTGGCCGGTCGGCTCGCCCCCGTGGAGCGGATGGACGGGGTGGCGCTCGCCTACCTGCCCGATCCCGCCCGGGTCGACGTGCGGATCACCGCGGAGTCGGCGGAGACGTTGCGGCGCGCGGTGGACAAGGCGCGCGGGCTGCTCGGGCAGGCCGTCTACGCCGAAGGGCGGGTCACGACCCTCGGCGCCGCGGTGCTCGACCTGCTGCGTGAGCGGGACGAGACCGTCGCGGTCGCCGAGAGCCTCACCGGCGGCCTCCTGGGCGCCGAGCTGACCACCCCGGCAGGGTCCTCCGCGGTCTTCCGCGGCGGCGTGACGGCCTATGCCACCCCGCTGAAGGCCGCGCTCCTGGGCGTCCCGGAAGACCTCCTCGCCGAGCGCGGCGCGGTCGACCCGGACGTCGCGATCGCGATGGCCGAAGGCGCGCGGGAGAGGCTCGGAGCGACCCGGGGCCTTGCCGTCACGGGCGTCGCGGGGCCCGACCCGCAGGATGGAAAACCGGTCGGAACGGTACATATCGGTGTGTGCGGTCCGGAGGGTTCCCGATCCTTCACACCGACCCTTACTTTGCCTTCGGATGGGTCACGAGCCCGTTCCTTGGTCCGCGAGATGACGGTGGTTCACGCACTCGACCTGCTTCGACACGAAGTCTTGAGGGTTGCGATGATCCGGGAATGGGAACAGGATCAGGAAGATCTGGAAGGTTTGAGCTGAATAAGGCGTTACGTTCGCAGCGAACACGATTTCCCGGCTCTGCCAAGCTCAGGTCGGAGACGGGTACGGTGGAACAGTCAGATGGTCCGCACGATGGGGAGGGAGCGAGCGATGGTCCTGCTTCGCCAGCTGCTGGGTGACGTTCTGCGGCAGCTCCGGCTGCGCCAGGGTCGCACCCTCCGCGAGGTGTCCGCCGCGGCCCGGGTGTCGTTGGGATATCTCTCTGAGGTGGAGCGCGGTCAGAAGGAAGCCTCTTCTGAGCTGCTCGCGGCGATCTGCAAGGCGCTGGGTGTGCCGTTGTCTCATGTCCTACGAGAAGTGTCCGATCTACTTGCGCTCGCCGAACTGCAGGCGGAGCCGGTCATGGCCGGTGCTCCGCAGCGGGAGCGCATCTCCGAGACCATCCCGGCCTCACCGGTACCCGATTCGCCCGAAGCGATCGCCGGAGACGCCTTCCGGGGGGACATGGTCGCGGCCTGACGCGACTGAGCATCGCGCGGCCGCGTGCCGCGCCCGACTGCTGGATCATCAGCGCCCTCGGCGCTGGGACGACGGTGGGCCCCGCGGGCATACGAGGGGGCCCACCGGTGTTGTAGAGATCAAATGAAGTCTCTGCACCACGGGAGGATCCAGATGGCCGTCGTGAGCAGTCCGCTGTCCGAAGCAGTCCAGCGTGCTGCCGGCCAGGCCCTGCAAGGGGCGCTGGTCGACCTCATCGACCTGTCTCTGACCGCCAAGCAAGCCCACTGGAACGTCACGGGACGCACCTTCAAGACCGTCCACGAGCATCTCGACGAGGTCGTCGCCACCGTGCGTGAGGCGTCCGACTCCGTCGCCGAGCGCGCCATGATGATCGGGGTCCACCCCGACGGGCGCGTGCGGACCGTCGCCGACGGCACGGTCCTCGCCGAACTCCCGCCCGGCGCCGTCCCCGAGGACAAGGCGGTCTCCTCGATCACCGAGGCCCTCGCCGTCGTGATCGCGCGCTTCCGCGACCGGATCGCCGCGACCGAGGACGAGCCGGTCACCCAGGATCTGCTCATCGGCATCACCGCGGAGTTGGAGAAGCACCACTGGATGTTCGCCGTCCAGCGTTAGCCATCCCGATAGCCCCGCACCGGAGGTTGCGCAGCACCTCCGACAGGGCCGCGCCCCGTCTCCCGACGGGGCGCGGCTTTTTCGTCCCCAGGGGGCCGCTCAGGGCCGCACGATGCCGCGGAGTACCCCGGCGCACCTGAGGGCGTACAAGCGCTGGAGGGGCGGGATGAGCGGCTGGAACGGGCGCAGCAGCGGGAGGGCGGCCCGGCTGAACGCCGTCACCGTGAGCGTGACGGTGTCGTCGTCGTGGTGCTCGACGACGAAGGACTCCTCGCCGCACTCGGGATGACCGGGCAGCGTGCCGTAGGCCCACCCGGTGCGGCGCGCGTCCTCGACCGTCCAGACGATCCGGCAGGGCGCCTTGACGAACCCCGCGAGCGTCACCGTCACGGCGACGCCCTCGGCGGCGCGGGGGGCCTCGGCGGCGACCCCGACCGGGATGCGCCGGTGCATGGCGAAGGTCATCAGGGCCTCCCCGGCGGTCCGGTGGGCCTGCGCGCCGCGTCCGATCTTCCGTCTGACATACAGGTGGGAGTAGCCGGAAGGCGGCCGCTCCGCTCGGGTGGCGCCGACCTCGGCGTAGGTGAAGGTCATGAGGGGTCCTTTCGGGTGAGGCGCCAGCCGAGCACGCCGCAGAGGCCGAAGCCGAGCGCGTTGGCGACGCCGTGGGTGGCCGTCATCCAGCCGAGTCCCGGGTGGGGGATCCCGGACGCCTCGCCCAGCGCGTACCAGAGGGCGAGCAGCATGGTCGGGACCAGGACGGCCCCCGCAAGACGGGCCGCGGCCCTGCCCGTCCGCCAGCAGAGCAGCCCTGTGAGCCACATGCCCGCGGTGAGCACGACGGCTCCGGCGAACTCCGCCCACTGCCCGGCGAAGTATCCGGCGAGAACGGCGAGCGTCCCCACCGGGACCGTGACGGCGGCCCAGCGGCCCGCCCGCCCGGACTCGGGACGGCAGGCGAGGCCCGCGACGAGGGCCGCGGCGAACCCGGCGAAGTGGAAGTGCGCGACCGTGAGCGCCAGCAGCTCCGGGGAGTAGCCGAGCAGAGGGTGTCCGGCCCGTTCCGCGACCAGGGCGAGCGCGGCGACCGAGGGTGAGGCCAGCGCGGTGGCGAAGGCCGCCTGCCGAGGGTCGCGCAGCGCGCGGGGGAGCCGCCGGACGGCTTCGGCCAGGAGCACGGCCGCGGCCAGCGCGTACAGAACGGCGAGGAAGGCCGCGGGCTTGCCTACGGGCAGGAACAGGCTGACCGCGCCGGGGACCGCCCCGGCGCACCAGAGCGGCCTCAGCGACCCGGCGCCGGCCAGCCCGAGGCCGAGCGGGACGACGGCGAGCATCCCGAGGCAGACCAGCAGGTCCACGAGCAAGCCCATGGCGTCCGCCCTTCGTTGAACGTGTTCAAGAGATGTGCGGCTTTACCGTATCCGGATGTTTGAACGCGTTCAACGGCGGGGTGAGCAAAACCCCCGCCAGCGTGCTGACGGGGGCTGTGAAGACCGAAGGCGGCCACTATCCGTGGCGGGCCCCGGGTGACGCACGTGGCCCGCGTGACGGAGGTGGCTCAGGAGAAGGTCGGGCTGTTCCAGGCCGCGGGGTCGGACGTGAGCCGCTGGACCATCTCGGGGAGCCGGCCCGAGGCGATGTGCTCCAGCGTCACCTCCTCCAGAATGGCCCGCTCGCTGGCGCGCAGCGCGATCCACACTTCCTGGAGCCCGCGGGCGGCGCCGCTGTAGCCGACGTCCTCGGGCCGCTCGCCGCGCACGCCGAGCAGCGGGCCGTCGATGGCGCGGATGATGTCGGCGAGCGCGATCTGAGAGGCGGGTTTGGCCAGCCAGTAGCCGCCATCCGGACCGCGCTGGCTCCGAATGATGCCGGAGCGGCGCAATTGCCCCAGAATGTTCTCAAGGAACTTGGGCGGGATGGCCTGGGTCTCGGCGAGCTGGACGGCCGTCACCGGGTGCCCCCCCGTCGAGGACTCGGCCGCGGCGGCCAGCTCTGAGGCGGCGCGCAGCGCGTAATCAACCCTGGCAGACAGTCGCATGTGACCAAGTATCCCCTGTGACAGGGACAGGTTTCACCACCACCCCGGTAGAGCAGCCTTGAAAGACCGATTTGAGCGGAGAACTAGATCCGGTCATCGCACCGCGCACGAACCGTGATCGGGTCGAGATCATTTCCGTGTTCCGGCTGCGGGAGGCTTGATCGTCGGCGCTGGAGGGCCGCGGCGCTGGCGGGCCCGCGCCCCGCGTCGGTAAACTAGTAACAAACTTTACTGATGTGATCGGCGCGGACCGTGGATGACGAGGTGGGCCTGATGGCTAGACGGCCGGGTACCCCCCGCCTGCTGCGCGAACTCAACGACCGGGCCGCGCTGGAGCTCCTCATCGGGGAAGGGCCGCTGACCCGCGCCCAGATCGGCGACCGCACCGGTCTGTCGAAGGTCACCGCCTCCCAGCTCCTCGGCAGGCTCGAGGAACGCGGCCTCGTCGAGGTCGTCGGCGAGCAGGCAGGAGGGCGGGGGCCCAACGCCGCGCTCTACGCGGTGGTGCCCTCCGCGGCGTTCGTCGCGGGCATCGAAGTCGGGCCTGATGCGGTCATCGCGGGCATCGCCGACATCACCGGAGCGGAACGGTCCCGCGCCACGGTCGCCCTCGACGACGGCGCCGACCCCGTCCAGAGCGTGCACGCCGCCGTCGCGAAGGCCTGCCGCACGGCGAAGGTGCCCGTGACGGGCCTGCGCGCCTTCGTCATAGGGACCCCCGGCGTCGTCGATCCCCGGACCGGAGACGTCCGCTTCGCCTTCGACCTGCCCGCGTGGCACGAAGGCGTCCTCGACGCCCTGCGGCGCGACCTCGGCCGTCCCGTCATCATCGAGAACGACGTCAACCTCGTCGCGGTCGCCGAACGCGAGCACGGCGCGGCCAGAGGCGTCGCGGACTTCGCGCTGGTGTGGATCGACCGCGGCCTCGGGCTCGCGGTGATGATGGGGGACCGGCTCCACCGGGGCGTCTCCGGCGGCGCGGGCGAGATCGGCTACCTGCCCGTGCCGGGCGCGGCCCTGCCGGAGGGCGTCACCGAGTCCGTCACCTATGGTCAGCCGGCCCTCGCCGGCGGCTTCGGTTCGCTCGTCGGCGCCGACGCCGTCGCCGCCCTCGCCGCCGAGCACGGCCTCACCGGAAAGTCCGCGCTGGAGGCGGTCGCCGACGCCGCCGCCCTCGACGAGGGCCCCGCCGCCGCCTTCCTCGACGCCCTGGCCACCCGCCTGGCCTTGGGCGTGGCCGCCGTCAACATAGTCCTGGACCTCGGCCTCGTCGTCGTCACCGGCGCCCTGGGCGCCGCGGGCGGCACCCCCCTGTCCCGCCGCATCGAACAGGCCGCCGCCCGTATCTCCCCCACCCGCCCACGCGTGGTCCCCGGCCGCATCACTCGCACCCCCGTCCTCCAGGGAGCCCTCCACACCGCCGTGACCCACGCCAGGGAAGAAGTCTTCTCCACCACCACCGACTGATTCCTCCCACGACCACCTGGGCCGCCGGCGCTCTCGGCGGTGCCGGTGCTCGGGTCCGCCGGAGACGGCGAAGGCCGTCCGCGGAGGGCGGACGGCCTTCTGAGATCGGGCTGATCAGGCGTTCTGGGGCACCGGCCGGTCGGCGGAGGCGGGCGCGGAGGCCGCGGCCTCCGTCCGGCGCGGGTCGGTCTGGGCGCGGTCGCGGACGGTCCGGGAGATGGTGCGGAGCCTGCGGCGCCGGGCCTCGGCCCAGCGAGCGGTCGGTGTCATGCCGCCTCCCCGTTTCTTCGGCCGGACGGGATACCGCCCGGAGATCTTCTACCCCTACCAGTTCACAGTGACAGAATCCCGCGTCCGTCTCATCAACCGGGAGAACGATTCCGCCGTCCCTCCGGCGGATGATCCGCCCTGCCACCTGAAGAGGAAAACACTCCCTCCCCAACGCAGATTCCCAGCCACTGCCCCCAAAGTCGACCGATTTTCCACCCCCGCCCCACCCACCCCATCGCGCCGGTACCCGCCCCTCAGCGCGCTGAGGGGCAGCGGCACAACGGGCGAGTGGGGGATACCCGGTGGGGGGAGCGGGCGGGGGTCAGCGGCGCAGGCGGTAGCCGCGGGGGGTGGGGACGAAGCCTTCGGCTTCCAGGACGTCGGCCAGGGGGGACTCCTGGACGGCGGTTCCGTCGGCGCGTTCGACGGTGAGGGAGCCCAGGGAGCCGGTGCGGATCTCGGTGGCCAGGGCGGCCACGGCGGTGGGGAGGGCAGCGGGGTTCCAGGTGAGCAGGGTGCGGCCGCCGCGCTCGGCGTAGAGGGTGAGCGCGCCGTCCACGATGACCACGAGGGCGCCGGCTTTACGGCCGGGGCGGTGACCGCCCGGGGGCTCGGGCCAGGGCAGGGCCGCGCCGTACGGGTTGGCGGGGTCGGCCGCGGCGAGCACGTCGGCGCGCGGGCCCCCGGACGGGGAATCGGACGCGGCGGCGCGGAGCGAGCGGAGCCTGTCGACCGCGCCCGGCAGCGCGAACTGGGCGGCGCCGAGCCCCTCCACGAAGTACCCGCGCCGGCACCGGGCGGACTCCTCGAACGCGCGCAGCACCGGATAGACCGCGGCGAACCCTCCCGGGGTGTGCTCGGCCGCCACGGCGCCCCGCAGGACGACCCCGTAGCGGTCCAGGAGCGTCTCGGCGAGGGCGTGTGCCCGACGGGTCGGATCCGGCGCGGAGGCGGGGGGCAGCCACCACCGGCCCGCCGCGGTCGGCGGACCCGTGCGGCTGGGCAGCACCGGCCTGCCCCGGCGCGCGGTCGGCGCCCGGTGCGCGGGACGGCCGCCGCCGAGCGCCGCGCGCAGCGGCGCGAGGGTGTCGTTGGTGAGGCGCCCGGCCCAGACGAGATCCCACAGCACCTGGACGAGTTCGCGGTCGTCGATCCGCGCGCTCGCCGCGGGCTCCGGGGCCTCGGGACCGGAGCGCCCCGGTGGTCGGCCGGGCGTGTTGAGGCGGTCGGAGAGCGTGCGGAAGAAGGGCGCGGATCCGTCGCCGAGCAGGTCGAGCACCGCTTCGTGGGCGGGGGTGAGGGTCATCTCCAGCGGCGGGGGCAGCAGCAGGGGGGCGGTGTCGGCGAGGTAGAGGGAGATCCAGCCGTCGCCGCCGGGCAGGGAGCCCCGGCCGGTCCACAGCACCTCGCCCGACGAGGTCAGCTCGTCCAGCAGTGCCGGGCCGTATCCGCGGACGCGGGACGGCAGGATCAGGGTCTCCAGCGCCGAGGCGGGCACCGCGGAGCCTTGGAGGCGTTCGATCGCGCCGACGAGGGTGTCGAGCCCGGAGTGCCGCGCGCCGACGCCCTGCCAGCGCGGCAGGAACCGGGCCAGTGCCTCCGGCGGCGACGGCTCGACCTCCGCGCGCAGCCGGGCGAGCGACCTGCGGCGCAGCATCCGCAGCACCTCGGCGTCCACCCACTCGGTACCCGAGACGTCCGGCGTGAACTCGCCCTCGACGAGCTGCGGCAGCCTGCGCAGCGTCTCGGCGACGACCGCGGAGCCGAGCCCGTACCGCACCGCCGCCGACGCCGCCGTGAACGGCACGTGCGTGCGGGCGTGCCGCAGCAGCAGCCCGCCGAGCGGATCGTCCGACGGCTCGAGGAACGCCTCGGGAATCCCCACCGGCAACGGAGTCCCCAGGGCGTCCCGGAGCCTCCCGGCGTCCTCGACCGCCGCCCACCGTTCCTCCCCGCCGACCCGCACCCGAATGACCCGCCGCTCGCCCTCCAGCTCCGCGAGCCACGCACCCGCGAGCCGCCGGGCCTCGACGAGCCGCGCCAGGTCCTCCCCGCTCCCGTCGCCGGCCCTCCCCGGTACGTCAGGGGAAGGCCCGGCGTCCTCCGGCCGGACACCTTGAGGGGGGCCGCTCCCCCCGATGCCTTCTCCGCCTCCGGCCGCTTCGACGGCGGGCCCGGGTCCGCCTTGCTCGTCGGATTCGCCCTGCGGCGTGTCCTGTGGGTCGGTGGGGAGGCGGATGCGGCGGGCGGCCTCTTCGGTGGTGAGGGGGCCCACGGCGCGGAGGAGGTCGGTGAGGGTGTCGGTGTCGCGGGCGCGGCGGGAAGGGGTGCGGCGCTGGAGTTCGGCGGCGGCCTCGGCGAGGACCTCGGGGTCGAGGAGCTCGCGGAGGTCGGCCTGGCCGAGGAGGTCGGCGAGGAGGGAGGAGTCCAGGGAGAGGGCCTGGGCCTTGCGCTCGGCGAGGGGGGAGTCGCCTTCGTACATGAACGCGGCGATGTAGCGGAAGAGCAGGGACTGGGCGTAGGGGGAGGCCGTGGGGGTCTCCACCTCGGTGACGCGGACGCGCCGCGCGGCGACGTCCTTCATCAGCGCGACCAGGCCCGGCACGTCGAAGACGTCCTGGAGGCACTCGCGCACGGTCTCCAGGATGATCGGGAAGGTCTCGTACTTGGCCGCGACGGCCAGCAGCTGCGCCGCGCGCTGGCGCTGCTGCCACAGCGGCATCCGCCGGTCGGGGCGGTGCCGCGGCAGCAGCAGAGAGCGGGCCGCGCACTCGCGGAACCGGGCCGCGAACAGCGCCGACGACCCCAGCTCGGCGACCACGATCCGCTCGATCTCGGCGGGGTCGAACACGCACAGCTCGGCCGAGGGCGGCTCGTCGGTGTCGGGCACCCGCAGCACGATGCCGTCGTCGGCGTGCATCGCCTGGGCGTCGCCGCCGTAGCGTTCGCGCAGGCGGGCGGCGATGGCCAGCGCCCAGGGCCCGTGCACCAGCGCGCCGTAAGGCGAGTGCACGACGAGACGCCAGTCGCCCAGCTCGTCCCGGAACCTCTCGACGACCAGGGTGCGATCGTCGGGGACCCGGCCCGTGGCCTCCTTCTGCTCGGCCAGATAGGACACGAGGTTGTCGGCCGCCCAAGGATCGAGCCCCGCTTCGGCGGCGCGTTCCAGGGCCCGTTCCGGTGGCAGCGCCGCCAGCTCCCGGGTGAACCCGCCCAGCGCCCGGCCGAGCTCCGCAGGACGGCCCGGGGAGTCGCCGTGCCAGAACGGCAGCTTGCCCGGACGGCCGGGGGCCGGTGAGACCAGCACCCGGTCGGGCGTGATGTCCTCGATCCGCCACGAGCTGGCGCCGAGCACGAACACGTCGCCGACGCGCGACTCGTACACCATCTCCTCGTCCAGCTCGCCCACCCGCGAGGACTTCTCGCCGACGAGGAACACCCCGAACAGCCCCCGGTCCGGGATGGTGCCGCCGCTCACCACCGCGAGGCGCTGCGCGCCGCGGCGGCCCCGCAGGACGCCCGCCACCCGGTCCCACACCAGGCGGGGGCGCAGCTCGCCGAACTCCTCGCTCGGGTAGCGGCCCGCGAGCATGTCCAGGGTCGCCTCGTACACGCTGCGGGTGAGCCCGGCGAAGGGCGCCGCGCGCTTGACGACGGCCTCCAGCTCGTCGACGTCCCATTCGTCCATCGCGACCATGGCGACGATCTGCTGGGCGAGGACGTC harbors:
- the rimO gene encoding 30S ribosomal protein S12 methylthiotransferase RimO, whose protein sequence is MPEPRTVSLVTLGCARNETDSEELAARLEASGWKLQEGSESADVVLVNTCGFIDAAKKDSIDTLLAAHDTGAKVVAAGCMAERYGAELADALPEANAVIGFDDYASIGERLDDVVAGRSLTAHKPRDRRTLLPITPVARSAAHAHVPGHGEQAVELPEGLAPASGPRVLRKRLGGGPVAPLKLASGCDRRCTFCAIPAFRGSYVSRKPAEILAEAEWLASHDVREIVLVSENSTSYGKDLGDLRSLEKLLPQLTQVMDIVRVSYLQPAELRPGLLEVIAGTPGVVPYFDLSFQHASGPVLRRMRRFGDPARFLDLLAQIRALAPEAGVRSNFIVGFPGETEAEFAELTGFLEAARLDAIGVFGYSDEDGTEAANLDGKLDSEEIDARLAEASALAEELTSQRAEERIGTEIAVLVEREIEPGVWEGRGFHQAPEVDGATTVRGAGLAVGDLVTAVITDAEGVDLYGDAVPGAEGPRP
- the pgsA gene encoding CDP-diacylglycerol--glycerol-3-phosphate 3-phosphatidyltransferase, giving the protein MSTLNPANVLTVLRIALVPPFFAILVLTEGTAWRLTALALFVFAAFTDYADGRIARSRKEITTFGKIVDPIADKLLTGAALVGLSMNDELTWWATWIILAREVPVTVHRLFLLRDDVVVAAEKLGKYKAAIQMLAIVVYLLPVRLDPLNGILMTIAVVMTVVSGLEYLNARRRAALG
- a CDS encoding CinA family nicotinamide mononucleotide deamidase-related protein, producing MRVELLTVGDELLIGDIVNGNAAWMGEELTRAGVQVVRSTVVGDTLEAIGEAVAAALDRADGLIVTGGLGPTYDDLTRDALALLAGVKLIRDPETEAAIRERSTRYGVRLRASALRMADLPEGSVKLPNPAGTAPGIRMELAGKPVYALPGVPFEMRAIMTETVLPELRGPSAPAVLTLRTAGVWETVLAGRLAPVERMDGVALAYLPDPARVDVRITAESAETLRRAVDKARGLLGQAVYAEGRVTTLGAAVLDLLRERDETVAVAESLTGGLLGAELTTPAGSSAVFRGGVTAYATPLKAALLGVPEDLLAERGAVDPDVAIAMAEGARERLGATRGLAVTGVAGPDPQDGKPVGTVHIGVCGPEGSRSFTPTLTLPSDGSRARSLVREMTVVHALDLLRHEVLRVAMIREWEQDQEDLEGLS
- a CDS encoding helix-turn-helix domain-containing protein, producing the protein MVLLRQLLGDVLRQLRLRQGRTLREVSAAARVSLGYLSEVERGQKEASSELLAAICKALGVPLSHVLREVSDLLALAELQAEPVMAGAPQRERISETIPASPVPDSPEAIAGDAFRGDMVAA
- a CDS encoding Dps family protein, with translation MKSLHHGRIQMAVVSSPLSEAVQRAAGQALQGALVDLIDLSLTAKQAHWNVTGRTFKTVHEHLDEVVATVREASDSVAERAMMIGVHPDGRVRTVADGTVLAELPPGAVPEDKAVSSITEALAVVIARFRDRIAATEDEPVTQDLLIGITAELEKHHWMFAVQR
- a CDS encoding DUF1990 family protein, with translation MTFTYAEVGATRAERPPSGYSHLYVRRKIGRGAQAHRTAGEALMTFAMHRRIPVGVAAEAPRAAEGVAVTVTLAGFVKAPCRIVWTVEDARRTGWAYGTLPGHPECGEESFVVEHHDDDTVTLTVTAFSRAALPLLRPFQPLIPPLQRLYALRCAGVLRGIVRP
- a CDS encoding YndJ family protein, with translation MGLLVDLLVCLGMLAVVPLGLGLAGAGSLRPLWCAGAVPGAVSLFLPVGKPAAFLAVLYALAAAVLLAEAVRRLPRALRDPRQAAFATALASPSVAALALVAERAGHPLLGYSPELLALTVAHFHFAGFAAALVAGLACRPESGRAGRWAAVTVPVGTLAVLAGYFAGQWAEFAGAVVLTAGMWLTGLLCWRTGRAAARLAGAVLVPTMLLALWYALGEASGIPHPGLGWMTATHGVANALGFGLCGVLGWRLTRKDPS
- a CDS encoding RrF2 family transcriptional regulator; translation: MRLSARVDYALRAASELAAAAESSTGGHPVTAVQLAETQAIPPKFLENILGQLRRSGIIRSQRGPDGGYWLAKPASQIALADIIRAIDGPLLGVRGERPEDVGYSGAARGLQEVWIALRASERAILEEVTLEHIASGRLPEMVQRLTSDPAAWNSPTFS
- a CDS encoding ROK family transcriptional regulator — encoded protein: MARRPGTPRLLRELNDRAALELLIGEGPLTRAQIGDRTGLSKVTASQLLGRLEERGLVEVVGEQAGGRGPNAALYAVVPSAAFVAGIEVGPDAVIAGIADITGAERSRATVALDDGADPVQSVHAAVAKACRTAKVPVTGLRAFVIGTPGVVDPRTGDVRFAFDLPAWHEGVLDALRRDLGRPVIIENDVNLVAVAEREHGAARGVADFALVWIDRGLGLAVMMGDRLHRGVSGGAGEIGYLPVPGAALPEGVTESVTYGQPALAGGFGSLVGADAVAALAAEHGLTGKSALEAVADAAALDEGPAAAFLDALATRLALGVAAVNIVLDLGLVVVTGALGAAGGTPLSRRIEQAAARISPTRPRVVPGRITRTPVLQGALHTAVTHAREEVFSTTTD